One segment of Actinomycetota bacterium DNA contains the following:
- a CDS encoding M48 family metallopeptidase encodes MSTERLTITVSDLTVHVVRKQIENLHIAVYPPDGLIRVSAPEHMDEDAVRMAVVDRLKWIRDQRDELLAQPRQSVREMVTGESHYVWGKRHRLRVVSGGKTSGVEIAGRGILLLTVPTAADRDERAMILEEWRRRELKVAVPALVNKWEEQLDVAQVEWRVRRMRTKWGTCNPEARRIWLNLQLAQKPRPCLEYVILHEMLHLVEPGHTERFERLLTAAMPDWRRRRSELARLPLSDDGEWPPHDVPGRVSQ; translated from the coding sequence ATGAGTACTGAGCGGTTAACCATCACGGTGAGCGACCTCACCGTTCACGTGGTCCGCAAGCAGATCGAGAACCTGCACATCGCGGTCTACCCACCGGATGGTCTGATCCGTGTTTCCGCACCCGAGCACATGGACGAGGACGCGGTGCGGATGGCTGTCGTGGACCGGCTGAAGTGGATCCGAGACCAGCGCGATGAGCTGCTCGCCCAGCCTCGGCAATCAGTTCGGGAGATGGTCACAGGCGAGAGTCACTATGTATGGGGAAAGCGACACCGGCTGAGGGTCGTCTCGGGTGGGAAGACGTCGGGGGTCGAGATCGCCGGTCGTGGAATCTTGCTCTTGACGGTCCCGACCGCAGCAGACCGCGATGAGCGCGCGATGATCTTGGAGGAGTGGCGACGTCGCGAGTTGAAAGTCGCTGTGCCAGCTCTGGTCAACAAGTGGGAAGAGCAGCTCGACGTCGCACAGGTCGAGTGGCGCGTCCGTCGCATGCGAACGAAGTGGGGGACCTGCAACCCGGAGGCCAGGAGGATCTGGCTCAACCTCCAGCTTGCGCAGAAGCCTCGTCCGTGCCTCGAGTATGTGATCCTTCATGAGATGCTGCATCTGGTGGAGCCAGGCCACACCGAGCGCTTCGAGCGCCTCTTGACCGCCGCGATGCCTGACTGGCGGCGACGCCGGTCAGAACTAGCCCGCTTGCCTCTCTCCGATGATGGTGAGTGGCCACCGCACGACGTGCCCGGTCGTGTCAGTCAATGA
- a CDS encoding type I restriction endonuclease subunit R: protein MSDVGQHERRVQNRVVELLGDDLDYTYLGNLKDADDNSNVIEPRLTDWLRRQGYEDGLINQALQALRRAKAVGGGRSLYDANRDVYFLLRYGHDAQVEAGKQAQHLNFIEWDDPENNDFALAEEVTVAGKHDKRPDIVLYVNGIAVAVLELKRSTVSVTEGVRQMLDNQKPEFIQPFFSTVQLVMAGNDTEGLRYSVIETPQKYWLEWKEPSELASPLDAALVLCNQARLLELIHDFIVFDAGTKKIARHNQYFGVKAGQQRVKDREGGILWHTQGSGKSLSMVWLAKWIRENVEDARVLIVTDREELDEQIEKVFYGVDEQIYRTASGADLIKQLRDGANWLLCTLVHKFGVGTGDEADYAKAVERAIASGFEARGNLFVFVDECHRTQSGKLHADMRELLPGATFIGFTGTPLLKDDKARSIEVFGSYIHTYKFDEAVEDGVILDLRYEARDIDQRITSPGKIDAWFEAKTKGLSDLAKADLKRRWGTLQKVLTAQSRLDKIVADIMFDMATRDRLMNDRGNALLVCSSIYEACKFYEAFSRTSLKHKCAIVTSYRPTADTIKGEETGEGETEALEKYATYRKMVADYFDISEDDAVGRVEDFEDEVKQKFIEQPGQMKLLIVVDKLLTGFDAPAATYLYIDKPMADHGLFQAICRVNRLDGEDKEYGCIIDYQDLFKSLESAVHVYTSGAFEDYDHEDVAGLIKNRLDQARERLDETREIVKALCEPIGQQPSTSDYLHYFCAEDSGNAQQLKANEPKRLKLYKHVGAFVRAYADLANEMDEAGYSGQEAAEIAAEVKHYENVRREVKLASGDYVDLKVYEPDMRHLLDSYIEAEDSQVLSDFDEQGLVQLIVERGAAGAIASLPEGIRDDDDLSAETIVNNVRRVIVDERPVNPKYYDRMSVLLDNVIEERRRRAFDYRQYLKELEKIAGQVTRPGGASYPAPIDSPARRALYDNLDSNEQLALAIDEAVRGTKRDGWRSSVMKQREIHRALDAVLSSEQRAQYNTEELFEIIKAQDEY from the coding sequence ATGAGCGACGTTGGCCAACACGAACGCCGCGTACAGAACCGGGTCGTCGAACTGCTCGGCGACGATCTCGACTACACCTACCTCGGCAACCTCAAGGACGCCGACGACAACAGCAACGTCATCGAACCGCGGCTCACCGATTGGCTCCGGCGCCAGGGCTACGAAGACGGGCTGATCAACCAGGCTCTCCAGGCGCTGCGTCGAGCGAAGGCAGTAGGCGGTGGCCGCAGCTTGTACGACGCGAACCGCGACGTCTACTTCCTCCTGCGCTACGGGCACGACGCCCAGGTCGAAGCTGGCAAGCAAGCCCAGCACCTCAACTTCATCGAGTGGGACGATCCTGAGAACAACGACTTCGCTCTCGCCGAAGAGGTCACCGTCGCCGGCAAGCACGACAAGCGCCCCGACATCGTGCTGTACGTCAACGGGATCGCCGTCGCTGTGCTCGAACTGAAGCGCTCGACCGTGTCGGTCACCGAGGGCGTCCGGCAGATGCTCGACAACCAGAAGCCGGAGTTCATCCAGCCGTTCTTCTCCACCGTCCAGCTAGTCATGGCCGGCAACGACACCGAAGGGCTGCGCTACTCCGTCATCGAGACACCGCAGAAGTACTGGCTCGAGTGGAAAGAACCGTCAGAGCTCGCCAGCCCGCTGGACGCGGCCCTTGTCCTCTGCAACCAGGCGCGGCTGCTCGAACTGATCCACGACTTCATCGTGTTCGACGCTGGCACCAAGAAGATCGCTCGGCACAACCAGTACTTCGGCGTCAAGGCCGGCCAGCAGCGCGTCAAGGACCGCGAAGGCGGGATCTTGTGGCACACCCAGGGCTCCGGGAAGAGCCTGAGCATGGTGTGGCTCGCCAAGTGGATCCGGGAGAACGTCGAAGACGCCCGCGTGCTGATCGTCACCGACCGCGAAGAGCTCGACGAGCAGATCGAGAAGGTGTTCTACGGCGTCGACGAGCAGATCTACCGCACCGCCAGCGGTGCCGACCTCATCAAACAGCTACGTGATGGCGCCAACTGGCTGCTGTGCACCCTCGTGCACAAATTCGGCGTCGGCACCGGTGACGAAGCCGACTACGCCAAAGCTGTCGAGCGTGCGATCGCTTCTGGGTTCGAGGCCCGCGGGAACCTGTTCGTGTTCGTCGACGAGTGCCACCGCACCCAGTCCGGCAAGCTGCACGCCGACATGCGTGAACTGCTGCCCGGGGCGACGTTCATCGGGTTCACCGGCACCCCGCTGCTGAAGGACGACAAGGCGCGCAGCATCGAGGTGTTCGGCTCCTACATCCACACCTACAAGTTCGATGAAGCCGTAGAGGACGGCGTCATCCTCGACCTTCGCTACGAAGCACGCGACATCGACCAGCGGATCACCTCGCCGGGCAAGATCGACGCTTGGTTCGAGGCCAAGACCAAGGGGTTGTCTGACCTCGCCAAGGCTGACCTCAAGCGCCGGTGGGGGACGCTGCAGAAGGTGCTGACCGCCCAGTCGCGCCTCGACAAGATCGTCGCGGACATCATGTTCGACATGGCCACCCGCGACCGGCTGATGAACGACCGCGGGAACGCGCTGCTGGTCTGCTCCTCCATCTACGAAGCCTGCAAGTTCTACGAGGCGTTCAGTCGCACATCGCTGAAGCACAAGTGCGCGATCGTCACGAGCTACCGACCGACCGCCGACACGATCAAGGGTGAGGAGACCGGCGAAGGCGAGACCGAAGCGCTGGAGAAGTACGCCACCTATCGCAAGATGGTCGCCGACTACTTCGACATCAGCGAAGACGATGCGGTCGGTCGCGTCGAGGACTTCGAGGACGAGGTCAAGCAGAAGTTCATCGAACAGCCCGGCCAGATGAAGCTGCTGATCGTTGTCGACAAGCTCCTCACTGGCTTCGACGCGCCGGCAGCGACCTACCTGTACATCGACAAGCCGATGGCCGACCACGGCCTGTTTCAGGCCATCTGCCGCGTCAACCGACTGGACGGTGAAGACAAGGAGTACGGCTGCATCATCGACTACCAGGACCTGTTCAAGTCCCTGGAGTCTGCCGTCCACGTCTACACGTCCGGAGCCTTCGAGGACTACGACCACGAGGACGTCGCCGGGCTCATCAAGAACCGGCTCGACCAGGCCCGAGAACGACTCGACGAGACACGCGAGATCGTGAAGGCCCTCTGTGAGCCTATCGGTCAACAGCCGTCGACCAGCGACTACTTGCACTACTTCTGCGCGGAAGACAGTGGCAACGCGCAGCAGCTGAAGGCCAACGAACCCAAGCGACTCAAGCTCTACAAGCACGTGGGGGCGTTCGTCCGCGCCTACGCGGACCTGGCCAACGAGATGGACGAGGCCGGTTACAGCGGACAGGAAGCGGCAGAGATAGCCGCGGAGGTCAAGCACTACGAGAACGTCCGCCGTGAGGTCAAGCTCGCCAGCGGCGACTATGTCGACCTCAAGGTCTACGAGCCCGACATGCGGCACCTGCTCGACAGCTACATCGAGGCCGAGGACTCGCAGGTCCTGTCCGACTTCGATGAGCAGGGCCTCGTGCAGCTGATCGTCGAGCGTGGCGCGGCCGGCGCAATCGCATCCTTGCCCGAGGGCATCCGCGACGACGATGACCTCTCCGCTGAAACGATCGTCAACAACGTCAGACGGGTCATCGTTGACGAGCGGCCTGTCAATCCGAAGTACTACGACCGGATGTCTGTCCTGCTTGACAACGTCATCGAAGAGCGCCGTCGCCGTGCGTTCGACTACCGGCAGTACCTCAAGGAGCTGGAGAAAATCGCAGGCCAGGTCACTCGACCAGGGGGCGCTTCCTATCCGGCGCCGATCGACAGCCCTGCAAGGCGGGCCTTGTACGACAACCTCGACAGCAACGAGCAGCTGGCCCTGGCGATCGATGAAGCCGTGCGCGGTACAAAGCGCGATGGCTGGCGGAGCAGCGTCATGAAGCAGCGTGAGATCCACAGGGCGCTCGATGCAGTCCTAAGCAGTGAGCAGCGTGCCCAGTACAACACCGAAGAGCTGTTCGAGATCATCAAGGCCCAGGATGAGTACTGA
- a CDS encoding DUF91 domain-containing protein has product MPVEFGVWRLLGDKATSLAATSMPDEKRLEDLLVYDIDILGLGVMVVGRQIPTAAGGYIDVLAIDADGDLHVIELKRDRTPRDVVAQVLDYASWVKDLSYEDIRDIWARNGPRRGLEFEVAYDERFGESPDENLNKQHHLVIVASELDPSTERIVTYLTEEYGVPVNAVFFRYFADVETGAEYLARSWLIDPTEVEVKSSRVAGRRPPWNGHDYYVTFGPPQVRAWEDGRQYGFVSASGGPRWIKPLFNLALGDRVFVLAPGHGYVGVGIVRERAVPITDFEVNGTPLLQLPLKSPRLDEHLDDPEAIEHVVRVEWIKAVPEPDGYWEKGMFAVPNSVCQLRQQFTLEKVIEHFDIPPYEPS; this is encoded by the coding sequence ATGCCGGTCGAGTTCGGCGTATGGCGTCTACTGGGGGACAAGGCGACATCCCTGGCCGCGACGTCGATGCCCGATGAGAAGCGCCTTGAGGATCTGCTCGTCTACGACATCGACATCCTGGGGCTCGGTGTCATGGTCGTGGGTCGCCAGATCCCGACGGCGGCCGGCGGGTACATCGATGTACTGGCCATCGATGCGGATGGTGACCTGCACGTCATCGAGCTCAAGCGTGATCGGACGCCCCGCGACGTTGTGGCGCAGGTCCTCGATTACGCCTCGTGGGTGAAGGACCTCAGCTACGAGGACATCCGCGACATCTGGGCACGGAACGGTCCGCGACGGGGGCTGGAGTTCGAGGTCGCCTACGACGAGCGGTTCGGCGAGTCGCCCGATGAGAACCTCAACAAGCAACACCACCTCGTGATCGTCGCGAGCGAGCTGGACCCCAGCACGGAACGGATCGTCACGTACCTGACCGAGGAGTACGGCGTTCCCGTGAACGCCGTCTTCTTCCGCTACTTCGCCGATGTCGAGACGGGCGCTGAGTACCTGGCACGCTCGTGGCTGATCGATCCCACCGAGGTCGAGGTCAAGAGCAGCCGCGTCGCCGGACGGCGGCCGCCCTGGAACGGGCACGACTACTACGTGACCTTCGGGCCGCCCCAGGTTCGCGCGTGGGAGGACGGGCGGCAGTACGGCTTCGTCTCGGCGAGTGGTGGACCACGCTGGATCAAGCCGCTGTTCAACCTCGCCCTGGGTGACCGCGTGTTCGTCTTGGCGCCAGGTCACGGGTACGTCGGTGTCGGCATCGTGCGCGAGCGTGCTGTGCCGATCACGGACTTCGAGGTGAACGGTACGCCTCTCCTGCAACTTCCCCTGAAGTCGCCGCGACTGGATGAGCACCTCGACGACCCCGAGGCCATCGAACACGTCGTCCGGGTCGAGTGGATCAAGGCGGTGCCCGAGCCCGACGGCTACTGGGAGAAGGGCATGTTCGCGGTCCCCAACTCGGTCTGCCAGCTGCGCCAGCAGTTCACGCTCGAGAAGGTCATCGAACACTTCGACATCCCGCCCTACGAGCCGTCGTGA